A window of Bombus terrestris chromosome 4, iyBomTerr1.2, whole genome shotgun sequence genomic DNA:
TAGACTATCAGAAAGCGACACCTTAGAAATCAGTGGCTGTTGCTGTACACCACATAAGTTATAGCACCTATTCAATACCGTCACAATTTCTCTTAAACAACTTTATCATTTTATCATAATAAACGTTATCGATATGCAATAAACGATAGAAGTCGAAAAATTGTCTGACGAGAGATATCTCAGATAAATGATAATCTGTTTTTCTATTTGAAATGGCCGTATGTTAAACGTCAAATATCTatcttataataaaatttatacctaGAAGATTGAAATATATCTTTGGAATAATACacgtttaaattaataaaagtatattGTTTTTAACTTTAGATCAATTACGTAATTttttttcgttatttaaaactataaaaacatttattatacGATACATTGAATTCTGAAAAAGTATTACttcgtttataaaattaaaactgaTATCTATTTATTGTCATATACATGTAAAATCAATTACATTTAGTCCCAATCGTCACTATTGATATCTTGCACGATATCTGTATTTTCTTTAGGCAAGTCAATATCCTGAATGCCTTTGCTAACTTtcagctttttcttttttggtctAGAACGTTTCTCAGACTTTTCCTCATTGGATTTTATCTTCATATCAAATTCACTCTCATCGCTGCtttcttctttatcttctttgcctttctttaattttcttataGTTGGTAAACTATATTCAGCGATATCCTCATTCTTCGTAAGTAGTTTAAGTTTCTGAGATTGGTGGATTTTTATCCAAGATTCGTAGAATTTCGATAACGATGTACCTTGCacttttatcttgttctccCAGTTCTTTATCTCctgcatattttttaaatcaattacGGTTTTATTACGTTCTGTTtcgatatatttcctgttttccaCAATTTTATCTAACAGctgtttcatttttctacaatagtTTGCTATGCAACATTTCTTTAAAAACGCCTTTAGCTAGAAACAAAAACGAGTAAGCGTGTAAAACCTCCGTTCGAAGTGTCATATTtgcattaatataaaaaaagttcGATTATAACGAGTGAATTAAGATTAATACTGTCGACGTTCATTCGATAAAAATAAGAACATATAGATACAGTACGTACTATTGAGTTCTGAAGTGTTTATGGATATTACCATGTTGTGTCTATGTAATTCTTAAATTTCAATATGAGTATCGAATCAGTACTTCAACCTTTTAATATCTTCATTATCTAttatgtatatagtatacataCTATAATTATACTTTATCACTTCATCAAATGAAAACATCCATAATCAACAACGgacaatattaattttagtttatttatagtataatagtataatttcgtttatttaatttataccatctattcaaatataaataattgactTACCTGTATTATACATGGTATATATAAATCCGGAAAATATACTGTATGGCTATCTTTAGCAGCATTCTCTAAGATAAGCTTATATATTGAATCAATAAGATTATCTTTAAAACCATTTTCCTGTAATTGGGACTTGGACATCCTTAAGATACAAATGAAGGGTGTTGGCTTCATTGATACTGCCTTATGTTTCTTATTAAAATCGTAGGAATTTAATATCTGCAAACATAAAGAAtcttataatatacaaaagatttaaatatttgtatagtgACGTCAATTGTAAATGGATTCACATACATTTAAATAAGggttttaaatgaaaaaaatggaaaatgtttttGTTAAACGATGAAATTGGTgctttcaattaaatatttgcattatttatcaaaatactacaattgatttctaaaattattttttatcttttctgaCAAAAAACTTTGACACATCATACCTCTAATAAAAATGGTAATACAGGTATAAATGTTCCAGTTTCTCTAGAAATATCTATTAACATTTGTAAACAGTGAAATCTCAGGGGATAATATTGTGGCGTTGGTATTACTTTGATAGTTCCTATGATAatctgtaaatatataatatatgttaaatatttgattgataaaaaaaattataacattgAAAATAAGAGTACACACTTGTACAAGAGGATATAAAAGTGAATGTAACATAGAATCactttttgataaatttatcaATTCTGACCAAAATCTCAATGAATTTATGTACTGCCAATTGTACACAGCTTGAAAATGTTCCTGCAATGCATTAGATATAGattgatttattaataaaacataatattaacAGAAAAGTATATGTAGTATTTTACTGTAaatattattacctttttttttaaagtcaTAGCATTTCTTAAATGAATAGCTAGTTGTCTAATATATAAGAAAGCGTGATTGTAAGCTAAATTACTATCAAGTAGATACATTTCAACTAAAGAATGTCTCATAAAATTTATTGCAGGTAAAGTTGTAAGGGATACAAATTTAGAATTTTCaacatattttacatacatcGTCTGCaacatattaatttaaaaatattaactgtacctcgctatatttttattatatatattataaatgccaatatagtattaaaattctatttttaccttAAATAATGTTTCTAAAACAGATTCTCGATTGCTGGTCGCAATACGTAATATGCTCAAAAAAGAAACAACACGAACAGTTTCTTCTCCAGTTGACcaaaatttcaacaaaatcTTCAATAATGGTTTATTTAACGATGAAAATGATTGTGTATATGGTAACATTTGATGTAAATGTTTCAAAAGGATTGTGAGAATATTAGACGACGTTACATTTTGTaaaatctataaataaatacatatatatagctaCAATGATTAAAATCCACCATGCTGAATGTTTAAATATTAGTAATGGTATTTACCTTAATTAAATCTGTTAAATAAGACTtgagaatattttttacttttccaaaCCGTTTAAGCTTATGAATTTGAGATTGAGTTTCCGAACTCAGTTTTAAATAACGCTTAAATGCATCCGGTAAATACAGTATACACAGTTGTACAACTTCattaaatactaaaaaatattttaattgttgaagtagaaaatacatttattcaatattaatattgaatGCTAAAAAAACCAACCTGCACCACCCTCTACTTTATATTGTAAGAATTTTGGATCAGCAGATTCAGCTACAGTCTCTAACGCGGCATGGAAAGCTTCTACAGCACATTTAATCGTTTTACATGATCTGGAAAGTTATATACAGTTGCatatagtacatatatacaaaCTAATGCAACCAGTTTAATTAATAGCGGTATAAAATGAATTACTAATATAAAACAGTACTTGTCTGTTTGAATATCTTCTTGccatgtttttaataatttcaatgtgATTTTTCGTTTGTCCCTTACTTCACTACCTTGATCCATTTCATAATCACTCTCATCGCTAGCAAcctgaaattttatatatataaaataatatttttctatccc
This region includes:
- the LOC110119141 gene encoding nucleolar complex protein 2 homolog isoform X2, translating into MKIKKEKSVKGKTKKLVTKKRKQLKDATMDDFFNQTFDDEINGSDNHDQGENTYEDDAGSSESDMDPVEHKKSLMRLKDTDPEFYTYLKENDKNLLEFNISDEDDDINDDDRSSLNELDTKHIPSSRLEVASDESDYEMDQGSEVRDKRKITLKLLKTWQEDIQTDKSCKTIKCAVEAFHAALETVAESADPKFLQYKVEGGAVFNEVVQLCILYLPDAFKRYLKLSSETQSQIHKLKRFGKVKNILKSYLTDLIKILQNVTSSNILTILLKHLHQMLPYTQSFSSLNKPLLKILLKFWSTGEETVRVVSFLSILRIATSNRESVLETLFKTMYVKYVENSKFVSLTTLPAINFMRHSLVEMYLLDSNLAYNHAFLYIRQLAIHLRNAMTLKKKEHFQAVYNWQYINSLRFWSELINLSKSDSMLHSLLYPLVQIIIGTIKVIPTPQYYPLRFHCLQMLIDISRETGTFIPVLPFLLEILNSYDFNKKHKAVSMKPTPFICILRMSKSQLQENGFKDNLIDSIYKLILENAAKDSHTVYFPDLYIPCIIQLKAFLKKCCIANYCRKMKQLLDKIVENRKYIETERNKTVIDLKNMQEIKNWENKIKVQGTSLSKFYESWIKIHQSQKLKLLTKNEDIAEYSLPTIRKLKKGKEDKEESSDESEFDMKIKSNEEKSEKRSRPKKKKLKVSKGIQDIDLPKENTDIVQDINSDDWD